Within Cetobacterium sp. NK01, the genomic segment AGGAGATGATTTTCTAAAATATAAACCAGATCATATTTTTGATTTAATCCTTATGAATCCACCATTTGATAATGGAGTTAAGCATTTGCTTAAAGCTTGGGATATATCAGAGGAAGGAACATACATAAGATGTCTTTTAAATGCTGAGAGTATAAGAAATCCTTGTACAAAAGAGAGAAAGCTTCTAATAGATATATTAGAGAGAAATAATGCTGATATAGAATATCTTGGAAACTGTTTTAAAGATGCTGAAAGAAAAACTAATGTAGAAGTTGCATTAATTAAATTGCAAAATAAAACTAAGGGTAAGAAGTTTGAATTTAAATTTGATGGTTTCTCTAAAGAAGATGATATTGATTTTCAAGAGCTTAATATGAACCAACTAGCTAAAGTAGATGTATTACAAAATTTAGAAGATAAATATACAGCAGTAAAAGAGATTGTAGGGGAATATCTAACTCTAAAAAGCAAACTAGAATATTTCTTAGATGGAATCATAGAAAAAGTTTATGTAAAAAGCCTATTAGAAAAGAATTCTAGTAATAGTAAAAAAGAGTATGAAGAGGTTCTTGAAAAAGTAAGAACATCATTTTGGAAGCTAGTATTTGATAAAACTAAATTAGAAGAAAAAATGACATCACAGGTTAAAAAGGATTTCTTTGATAATAAGCAGGAGTATAGCAACTTGCCTTTTACAGTAGATAATATAAATAAATTATTGGAAATTCTAATCCAGAATTCTAAACAGATTTTTCAGAATTGTATAGAAGAGAGCTTTGATTATTTAACTCGATATTATCCAGAGAATCGAGTTCATATAGAGGGATGGAAAACTAATGAAAGATGGAAAGTTGGAAAGAAGTTTATCCTTCCAGATATGATTGATACATTCTATTTGAAATACGATAAAGGCAGCAACAGATTACAAAAGCTTAGTTATCTAAAAAGAGATAAGCTAAGAGATTTAGAAAAAGTAATCTGTAATTTAATTGGAAAAGATATCGGTAGAATTCTAACCATAGAATCAAAAGTTGATATGGGAGTAAATTTTGGTGAATGGAATAACTCAGAATTCTTTAAGTTTAAAATATTTAAAAAGGGAACTATTCATTTTGAATTTCTAGATGAAAAGATCTGGGATGAATTTAATAGAGTAGCTTGTGAAGGTAAAAAATGGTTAGGGTATTAAACCCTCAACTGTTGTATAAAATGGAGGATATATGAAGAAAATATTGAGATTTCTAAAGTGTAAAGACATAGATGAAGTAGTAACTAAAATAAAGAGTTATGAGATAAGTGAAGAGCTAGAACAGTTTAAGGAACTTATGACTACAATAAGCAAAGGAAACATCGGAAAGAAAGACCTTGCAACAGTAAAGGGCAAAACTGAACTTCTTAATTATCTAAGAAGTGATATAGGATTCAAAAATACAGAGGAGTTTAAGGTTATATACTTAAGCTCCTCTAATCGTTTAATTGGGGAAGAAACACTATTTAGAGGAACTATAGACAGAAGTGTAGTCTATCCTCGACTGATTGTAGAGAGAGCCTTAAAATACCCAACTAAGGGCATTATATTCGCTCATAATCATCCTAGTGGAGATTTGAAGCCAAGTAGAAAAGACATTGAACTAACACATGAGCTAAAAGACCTGTTAGAAATATTAGACATTAAATTACTGGATCACATCATTATAAGTGATGAGGATTATTTTAGCTTTTATGATAATGGGCTTATTGAACATTAAAAGGAGATGAGGTTATGGATAAAGTTATATCAGCAGAAAGTATTAATTGCTTAGGAACTAAAGATATTCAGGTAGACATTACAAAGGATGGATTTATAGTAAATATAATAGCTTGGGGAGAATGGTATATAGAAGAAGCTAAGGATATAAAGGAATTGGAAGAACTGTTAAATGAGTTTAATGTACAGCAATACACAATAAATGAAATAAAGGAGAGGATAGCAAATGCCTAACTACTGTTTTAATAGAATCAGATTGAATGTAACACAAGAGGAACTAGAGAGAATAAAAGAAAAGGTTATGTCTAAAGATGAATTTGAAGATGAATATTTTGATTTTAATAAGGTTATTAAAAGACCTCGAAATATTCTATTAAGAGCTTTTAAAACCAATACTTTAGAAGCTTTCAGTAAATATTACTATGAGAATCCAGATAAACTAGAGCAAAAGATATTAGATGAAATAATTAAGAA encodes:
- a CDS encoding DUF4942 domain-containing protein codes for the protein MFDKNFYPTPYEIGLKMVSGLNLMGMNILEPSAGKGDLLSVVNQKSAKVFCIEKSPELQSILREKKYPILGDDFLKYKPDHIFDLILMNPPFDNGVKHLLKAWDISEEGTYIRCLLNAESIRNPCTKERKLLIDILERNNADIEYLGNCFKDAERKTNVEVALIKLQNKTKGKKFEFKFDGFSKEDDIDFQELNMNQLAKVDVLQNLEDKYTAVKEIVGEYLTLKSKLEYFLDGIIEKVYVKSLLEKNSSNSKKEYEEVLEKVRTSFWKLVFDKTKLEEKMTSQVKKDFFDNKQEYSNLPFTVDNINKLLEILIQNSKQIFQNCIEESFDYLTRYYPENRVHIEGWKTNERWKVGKKFILPDMIDTFYLKYDKGSNRLQKLSYLKRDKLRDLEKVICNLIGKDIGRILTIESKVDMGVNFGEWNNSEFFKFKIFKKGTIHFEFLDEKIWDEFNRVACEGKKWLGY
- a CDS encoding JAB domain-containing protein is translated as MKKILRFLKCKDIDEVVTKIKSYEISEELEQFKELMTTISKGNIGKKDLATVKGKTELLNYLRSDIGFKNTEEFKVIYLSSSNRLIGEETLFRGTIDRSVVYPRLIVERALKYPTKGIIFAHNHPSGDLKPSRKDIELTHELKDLLEILDIKLLDHIIISDEDYFSFYDNGLIEH